A region of Haliotis asinina isolate JCU_RB_2024 chromosome 9, JCU_Hal_asi_v2, whole genome shotgun sequence DNA encodes the following proteins:
- the LOC137296916 gene encoding uncharacterized protein produces the protein MGCKQTKVTKLKQTSPEEALAAKINCPHELYYAKSQVTPSTPRLSGDEILQQLREEGLVPVHQTSGGVAFSVPATECVGSRGKPPRRLEQIPVRCFYTAERRRQKADAFRFNKLVDQVQRKQLDREIKHKAVKDEKKRRLFLKKMRAEHLLQVREEKLKKLEEERAERKKKSSKK, from the exons ATGGGATGTAAGCAAACTAAGGTTACAAAATTAAAGCAAACATCTCCCGAAGAGGCTCTGGCGGCCAAGATCAACTGCCCTCACGAACTGTACTACGCCAAGAGTCAGGTGACACCGTCCACTCCCCGTCTGTCAGGGGACGAGATTCTTCAGCAGCTGAGAGAGGAGGGATTGGTCCCTGTGCACCAGACAAGTGGAGGAGTCGCTTTCTCTGTGCCCGCCACCGAGTGCGTTGGTTCCCGCGGCAAACCACCCCGACGTCTGGAGCAAATCCCTGTGCGGTGCTTCTACACAGCTGAGAGGAGGAGACAGAAGGCTGACGCTTTCAGATTTAACAA GCTAGTTGATCAGGTTCAGAGGAAACAACTGGACAGAGAGATAAAGCACAAAGCCGTGAAAGACgagaagaaacgtcgcctgttCTTGAAGAAAATGAGAGCGGAGCATCTGCTCCAGGTGAGGGAGGAGAAACTAAAGAAGCTGGAGGAAGAGCGGGCGGAGAGGAAGAAGAAGTCATCCAAGAAATAG